A window of Paenibacillus sp. 19GGS1-52 contains these coding sequences:
- a CDS encoding oligosaccharide flippase family protein: MQQLNAKSLPISSVWSSLRHFTKSKDNSSAAVKTMFVSILILLVNMVTGVLTARYLGPTGRGEQTAMVNWSQFLAFSMSFGIPSALIYNAKKNPDDAGLLYRISLLIALFFGTAAMIIGVLVLPYWLKSFSPDVIRFAQWSMILCPLIVVTQVNNATYQFRGDYKRFNWLRYLIPLLTLVAIGVLILLDEMNPFTTALAYLVPSVPIFIWMTISLLRTYRVKMRDTYLNFKRLFTYGLGSYGNDLLGQFSYYIDQIIIAGLLRPADLGLYAVAVSLSRMVNFFSNSITVVLFPKASEMSKEDAIALTFKAFRISTTFTLLGSLLLMLIAPLVIPLLYGKDFNTALHVFRLLLLEVTISGGTLILAQVFMALGKPKFVSILQGVGLLLVIPLLFLMVPKFGLIGAGVAMLSSAVLRFIFIILNIRYNLKVKLPRLLINKEDIQWMKTTMNSYIRKKPMDANS, encoded by the coding sequence ATGCAGCAATTGAACGCAAAATCACTTCCCATTAGCTCCGTTTGGTCCTCACTCCGGCATTTTACGAAGAGTAAGGACAATAGCTCGGCAGCCGTCAAGACTATGTTCGTCAGCATATTGATTCTGCTGGTCAACATGGTCACCGGTGTACTAACGGCCCGTTATCTCGGACCAACTGGCCGTGGGGAACAGACAGCAATGGTGAACTGGTCACAGTTTCTGGCGTTCAGCATGAGCTTCGGTATTCCTTCGGCGTTGATCTACAATGCCAAAAAAAACCCGGATGATGCCGGGCTGCTGTATCGCATATCCTTGCTAATCGCGTTGTTCTTTGGTACTGCCGCCATGATTATAGGTGTTCTGGTTCTACCCTATTGGCTGAAATCCTTTAGTCCAGATGTTATCAGGTTTGCACAATGGTCCATGATCCTTTGTCCGCTGATTGTAGTCACTCAGGTGAATAACGCAACCTATCAATTCAGAGGGGATTATAAGAGATTCAACTGGCTGAGATATCTGATTCCTTTACTTACACTAGTGGCGATCGGAGTCTTGATCCTTCTGGATGAAATGAATCCTTTCACGACAGCACTGGCGTATCTGGTTCCATCGGTGCCGATCTTCATCTGGATGACGATTTCTCTACTTCGCACTTACAGAGTGAAGATGAGAGATACTTATCTTAATTTCAAAAGATTATTCACTTATGGACTTGGCTCTTACGGTAATGATTTGCTCGGACAGTTCTCTTATTATATCGATCAGATCATTATCGCTGGCTTGTTAAGACCCGCTGATCTGGGGTTGTACGCAGTAGCTGTGAGTCTATCACGAATGGTCAACTTCTTCTCAAACTCGATTACAGTGGTGTTGTTTCCTAAAGCCTCTGAGATGTCTAAGGAAGATGCCATTGCCCTTACCTTCAAAGCTTTCCGAATCAGTACTACATTTACACTATTGGGTTCGCTGCTCTTAATGCTAATTGCCCCTTTAGTTATTCCTCTGCTATACGGTAAAGATTTTAATACAGCATTGCACGTCTTCCGCCTTCTACTGCTGGAAGTAACTATAAGCGGTGGGACACTTATTCTGGCCCAAGTCTTTATGGCGCTTGGCAAGCCAAAGTTTGTATCCATCCTGCAGGGCGTTGGATTACTCTTGGTCATCCCACTTTTGTTTCTAATGGTACCTAAATTCGGGTTAATTGGAGCGGGTGTGGCCATGCTCTCGTCGGCTGTTCTGCGTTTCATATTTATCATACTCAACATAAGGTACAACCTAAAAGTAAAACTACCACGTTTGCTCATTAACAAAGAAGATATCCAATGGATGAAGACGACGATGAATTCCTACATTCGAAAAAAACCAATGGACGCTAACAGTTAA
- a CDS encoding glycosyltransferase family 4 protein, with protein MPYNDGLNIMTTGLSWPSLQPGGLNTYFKSVCEQLSSRNRVHALICSQETPSTSEELIIHNAGDPKETIWKRKDAFQRKAAELMGNGSGRIDILYSHFAPYGIGPAIEAKKRGIPVVMTFHGPWNEEMKIEGQGIKHRVKTTIAKSIEHKAYKLADKFIVLSETFRDMLHSLHGVPLHKIIVIPGAANVERFVPATNRLAIRRTLNLPEGATTVFTVRRLVNRMGLLQLLEAWKQVAERFPNAILLIGGKGPLRGELEEKIADYGLSNKVRLLGYIPDHELTSYYQAADLFVVPSQALEGFGLITVEAMATGTPVMATPIGGNKEILQAFRPEMLFKSAASDDMAEGMIHMLSNRKLLPSREECRGHVLEKYTWEHVAEQVESVFLQALGKGVAAGC; from the coding sequence ATGCCGTACAATGACGGACTGAACATTATGACGACGGGTCTTAGTTGGCCATCGTTACAGCCTGGCGGACTCAATACCTATTTCAAATCCGTTTGCGAGCAGCTCTCCTCACGCAACCGGGTACACGCGCTGATCTGCAGTCAAGAGACGCCGTCTACCTCGGAAGAGTTGATTATACACAATGCAGGTGATCCGAAAGAAACGATCTGGAAACGTAAGGATGCCTTCCAGCGTAAGGCAGCAGAACTAATGGGGAACGGTAGTGGACGCATTGATATCCTGTACTCCCATTTTGCACCTTATGGTATTGGTCCGGCGATAGAAGCCAAGAAACGTGGAATTCCAGTAGTTATGACATTCCATGGTCCGTGGAACGAAGAGATGAAGATCGAGGGCCAAGGGATTAAACATCGGGTCAAGACTACCATCGCCAAATCGATAGAACATAAGGCTTATAAGCTGGCAGATAAATTTATTGTGCTTAGCGAGACCTTCCGCGATATGCTGCACTCCTTGCATGGTGTGCCTCTGCACAAAATCATAGTTATACCGGGAGCAGCCAATGTGGAACGTTTCGTTCCCGCTACGAACCGGTTGGCCATCCGCCGGACCTTGAATTTGCCGGAAGGAGCTACCACAGTATTTACAGTACGGAGACTGGTAAATCGGATGGGGCTCTTGCAGTTGCTGGAGGCCTGGAAGCAGGTGGCGGAACGTTTCCCCAATGCGATACTGCTGATCGGAGGCAAAGGTCCACTGCGCGGAGAACTGGAAGAAAAGATCGCTGACTATGGACTTAGCAATAAAGTACGGCTGCTCGGATACATTCCCGATCATGAATTAACTTCTTATTATCAAGCCGCCGACTTGTTCGTGGTTCCGTCTCAGGCTTTAGAGGGCTTTGGCCTCATCACTGTCGAGGCAATGGCTACAGGGACGCCAGTCATGGCTACCCCCATTGGTGGCAACAAAGAAATATTACAAGCTTTTCGGCCAGAGATGCTGTTCAAGAGTGCAGCTAGCGATGATATGGCTGAAGGTATGATTCATATGTTGAGTAATCGTAAACTGCTTCCCAGTCGTGAGGAATGCAGGGGACATGTACTGGAGAAATATACATGGGAGCATGTTGCTGAACAAGTAGAATCTGTCTTCCTACAAGCTTTGGGAAAGGGTGTGGCTGCAGGATGCTAA
- a CDS encoding glycosyltransferase family 2 protein, whose protein sequence is MDSVTSVLGAPGSYPISAVIIAQDDEVRIAQAIQSCRLFADEVVVIDGGSKDGTVQLAESLDCRVFVNPWPGYAKQREFGVERAVHDWVFLIDTDEVVSQELATDILEHKRGLTDVTVAYSLYRIGDFLGRWLDRGEYLVRLYNRKEYGIRNSLVHEMPEVSEERIVRLTGTLWHQGFRSINDHVARFNKYTDLEAQSAYASGKPFRLSHLLLRPPARFLQKYFLHGLFKKGLSGFAVSVFWVMYEFMVGFKHYELNSAGKLAQHNAMLPAEKEEKGERSYAVQ, encoded by the coding sequence ATGGATTCAGTGACAAGCGTACTTGGCGCACCGGGTAGTTATCCAATTTCGGCAGTCATCATTGCTCAGGATGACGAAGTTCGAATAGCCCAAGCCATTCAGTCTTGCAGACTATTCGCCGACGAGGTGGTTGTAATCGACGGAGGCAGCAAAGACGGAACGGTGCAGTTGGCTGAAAGCTTGGATTGCCGGGTGTTCGTCAATCCATGGCCCGGATACGCGAAACAAAGAGAATTCGGAGTGGAGCGCGCGGTCCATGATTGGGTCTTCCTCATTGATACCGATGAAGTAGTCAGCCAAGAGCTGGCGACAGATATTCTTGAACATAAACGTGGGCTAACGGATGTAACTGTTGCTTACTCGTTATACCGGATTGGTGATTTTCTTGGCAGATGGCTGGATCGTGGTGAGTACCTTGTACGCCTGTACAATCGCAAAGAGTATGGGATCCGCAACAGTCTTGTGCATGAAATGCCCGAGGTTTCGGAGGAACGGATTGTCCGCTTGACTGGAACACTTTGGCATCAAGGCTTCCGCAGCATTAATGATCATGTGGCTAGATTCAATAAATACACTGATTTGGAAGCACAAAGCGCATATGCCAGCGGTAAGCCATTTCGGCTTAGTCACCTGCTGCTTCGTCCACCGGCACGTTTCTTGCAGAAGTATTTCCTGCATGGATTGTTCAAGAAAGGTTTGTCTGGTTTCGCAGTATCGGTATTTTGGGTGATGTATGAATTCATGGTCGGCTTCAAGCATTACGAATTAAACAGCGCAGGTAAGCTGGCTCAGCATAATGCCATGCTTCCCGCTGAAAAGGAAGAGAAAGGGGAGAGAAGCTATGCCGTACAATGA
- a CDS encoding glycosyltransferase family 4 protein: MLRVAYIDHTAKWSGGEVALFNILTNIGDQIDPLVILAEEGTLAERLREKGIDVRIIPLDESIRSRGRNAVNLGAPAAAFKLLAYGRKLAPLLKQEKVVCVHTNSLKSALYGTIAAKKAGVPLIWHIRDHIGAPYLKPIVAKTIRVLSRLIPNGVIANSHSTLNALELPSSKKTLVVYSAFAKAIGAGIGKRDQKTFNVLLVGRLAHWKGQHIVMEAAKAFKQDTRVKFWLAGDALFGEEEYKQELIQKMAKDELTNVSLLGHVEDIQGLMNKADLLIHTSITPEPFGQVIVEGMAAGLPVIASAEGGPVEIVIPGETGLLIQPGDAKILADSITWMLEHPEERKRMADNGMRRVKEHFVIENTVRDIVDYYKGLLAST, from the coding sequence ATGCTAAGAGTAGCTTATATTGATCACACCGCCAAATGGAGTGGTGGAGAGGTTGCCTTGTTCAATATCCTTACCAATATCGGAGATCAGATTGATCCTTTGGTCATTTTGGCGGAGGAAGGCACACTGGCGGAGCGCTTGCGGGAAAAAGGGATCGATGTTCGGATTATCCCCCTCGATGAGAGCATTCGCAGCCGTGGGCGGAATGCAGTCAATCTGGGAGCGCCAGCCGCAGCCTTCAAGTTGTTGGCTTACGGTCGTAAGTTGGCCCCTCTCTTGAAGCAGGAAAAGGTAGTCTGTGTGCATACCAATTCATTGAAATCGGCACTGTATGGAACCATCGCAGCCAAGAAGGCGGGAGTTCCACTGATCTGGCATATTCGGGATCATATCGGAGCCCCCTATCTAAAGCCCATTGTGGCTAAAACTATTCGAGTCCTGTCACGTCTGATTCCGAACGGTGTCATTGCCAATTCCCACTCTACGCTGAACGCACTGGAGTTGCCGAGTTCGAAGAAAACGCTGGTAGTTTACTCCGCCTTCGCTAAAGCCATTGGAGCTGGGATCGGCAAACGGGATCAGAAAACCTTCAACGTCTTGTTAGTGGGTCGGTTAGCGCATTGGAAAGGCCAACATATCGTGATGGAGGCAGCCAAGGCTTTCAAGCAAGACACACGCGTGAAGTTCTGGTTGGCGGGCGATGCTTTGTTCGGTGAAGAGGAATACAAGCAAGAGTTGATTCAGAAGATGGCGAAGGATGAACTGACCAACGTTAGTCTGCTGGGACATGTGGAAGATATACAGGGATTAATGAATAAAGCTGATTTGCTGATACACACTTCGATCACTCCTGAACCCTTTGGTCAGGTCATCGTCGAAGGCATGGCAGCGGGTCTGCCGGTGATCGCCTCCGCTGAAGGTGGCCCGGTAGAAATTGTGATACCCGGTGAGACGGGGCTGTTGATACAGCCAGGAGATGCCAAGATTCTTGCGGATTCCATCACATGGATGCTAGAACATCCTGAGGAAAGAAAACGGATGGCAGATAATGGAATGAGACGGGTGAAGGAGCATTTTGTAATCGAGAATACAGTCAGGGACATTGTCGACTACTACAAGGGATTACTGGCGAGTACCTAA
- a CDS encoding WecB/TagA/CpsF family glycosyltransferase: MNQVNMFDVKFDNYDFMDLLEYIDKTIRERNQSYILTCNVDHVIKLRKDKEFQTVYSEAGAVVADGMPLIWASKMLGKPLKQKVSGADLFSRLGNAFEQRKYRLFFLGSAEGVPERATMNLKASYPGMNIVGCYSPSYGFEHNDEENQRIINMLTESQPDIVFVGVGAPKQEKWIYRHYTSYQAPISIGVGATFDFLSGSVKRAPDFMQRTGLEWFWRLSQEPGRLWKRYLVDDAQFLILLLKELRKRDKDKGGGSE; this comes from the coding sequence ATGAATCAAGTGAATATGTTTGATGTCAAATTCGATAATTATGATTTCATGGACCTGCTTGAATACATTGATAAGACGATTAGGGAACGGAATCAATCTTATATCCTGACCTGTAACGTGGATCATGTAATCAAGCTTCGCAAGGACAAAGAGTTCCAAACGGTATATTCCGAGGCGGGAGCCGTTGTCGCTGATGGAATGCCGCTAATCTGGGCTTCCAAGATGCTAGGCAAGCCACTGAAACAGAAGGTATCCGGTGCGGATCTCTTCAGTCGTCTGGGCAATGCTTTTGAGCAAAGGAAGTACCGGCTGTTCTTCCTGGGCTCAGCAGAAGGCGTACCGGAGCGAGCTACAATGAATCTTAAAGCATCATATCCCGGAATGAACATTGTCGGCTGCTATTCTCCCTCTTATGGCTTTGAGCACAATGATGAAGAGAACCAACGGATTATAAACATGCTGACTGAGAGCCAACCCGATATTGTATTCGTCGGCGTGGGTGCTCCCAAACAAGAGAAATGGATTTATCGACATTACACCTCTTATCAGGCTCCGATATCTATCGGAGTTGGAGCAACCTTTGATTTTCTCTCAGGTTCAGTGAAGCGGGCACCAGATTTTATGCAAAGAACAGGCTTGGAATGGTTCTGGCGGTTGAGTCAGGAACCAGGGCGATTATGGAAAAGATATCTTGTCGATGATGCCCAATTCCTGATTCTTCTGCTAAAGGAGCTGCGCAAGCGGGATAAAGATAAGGGAGGAGGCTCTGAATGA
- a CDS encoding O-antigen ligase family protein: MTNFEWGSKLNVLPYGMLYLMSALLLGTAVIYQPVIAIGIVFLIILLGVSISRPDLISYFVLLTTAISINFLYDGSLFGVEILSLYKLGILMLLVPCILVNGLRFRLSYPLWAMVILVCITFGFSIWLPQMSSSIAIKAFIGLSLPFVFLLINWKKEVAERHIRMICLLPVVSVLAGVLLQLVHLHSLLDVEFTGAVRIQGANIPAHLAMLAFMGVAIPFIEIKRNPQRARFFYIVLALNFFILVGTGTRGPILALSLMVLYYFYDILRQYVKGKTKYLIPLVCSIVLIFAAVYSQLDNLEKRSFQRSTDTGVDLSGRAEAWEYFLNKVADSPWSGRGLGAVTVANDGTLYKGFVVPHNEYIRFYFDGGYIGSILLLLSLLAVFILVYKALAPPVKPFYLLFIAAFLIYSFSDNTLSTVQSIIPFCWYLNCLYRSSQPTDSPQKEVIR; the protein is encoded by the coding sequence ATGACTAACTTTGAGTGGGGCTCCAAATTAAACGTTTTGCCATACGGGATGCTCTATCTCATGTCTGCCCTGCTTCTGGGAACAGCGGTGATCTACCAGCCGGTGATTGCGATAGGCATAGTATTCCTAATTATTTTGCTTGGTGTCTCGATCTCACGTCCTGATTTAATCAGCTATTTTGTTCTCCTGACCACGGCGATATCGATCAACTTCTTATATGACGGCAGTCTTTTTGGAGTAGAGATATTGTCGCTCTATAAACTAGGTATCCTGATGTTGCTGGTGCCTTGTATTCTGGTTAACGGCTTACGCTTCCGACTAAGTTATCCTCTCTGGGCAATGGTAATTTTAGTGTGTATCACCTTCGGCTTTTCTATCTGGTTGCCGCAGATGAGTTCTTCCATTGCTATTAAAGCCTTCATTGGTTTATCACTTCCGTTTGTTTTTCTCTTAATTAATTGGAAAAAAGAAGTGGCCGAACGGCATATCCGGATGATCTGTTTATTGCCGGTAGTAAGTGTACTGGCAGGAGTATTGCTGCAACTGGTCCATCTTCACTCCTTACTGGATGTCGAGTTTACAGGTGCTGTACGGATTCAGGGTGCGAATATTCCAGCGCATCTGGCTATGCTGGCCTTTATGGGAGTTGCCATTCCGTTTATAGAAATTAAACGAAATCCGCAACGAGCCCGCTTTTTTTATATCGTGTTAGCGCTGAACTTCTTCATCCTTGTCGGAACTGGGACACGTGGACCGATCTTAGCACTGAGCCTGATGGTGCTTTACTACTTCTACGATATCCTCCGTCAATATGTAAAGGGTAAAACAAAATACCTGATTCCGCTGGTGTGCTCGATTGTACTCATCTTTGCCGCCGTGTATTCACAGCTCGACAATCTCGAGAAGCGCTCTTTTCAAAGATCGACCGATACAGGTGTTGACTTGTCTGGACGGGCAGAGGCTTGGGAGTATTTCTTGAATAAGGTAGCTGATTCTCCTTGGTCCGGTAGAGGACTTGGAGCGGTCACCGTAGCGAATGACGGAACGTTGTACAAAGGTTTTGTTGTTCCACACAACGAGTACATCCGGTTCTACTTCGATGGAGGGTACATCGGCTCCATACTGTTGTTGTTATCCTTATTGGCAGTATTCATTCTGGTTTACAAAGCCTTGGCACCGCCGGTAAAACCCTTTTATCTGTTATTTATTGCAGCGTTTCTGATCTATTCTTTCTCTGACAACACGCTGTCGACGGTCCAATCCATTATTCCGTTCTGTTGGTACCTAAACTGCCTGTATCGATCTTCACAGCCAACCGATTCCCCACAAAAAGAAGTGATACGATGA
- a CDS encoding O-antigen ligase family protein: protein MNRNEGSFTLPSLSSIKTAGIIGVVAAICMVLPLMIGFASAKLSATSSLQGVILAGILFPAFLLALLRPRLLVSYTLLIWAVAPELRRISDWSEGVYHSVSLLSLAPLLTGATLAIPVLREIHKIQKSSTRIILLFAVALAYGALIGLAKNGMGSVYDLANYIVPLLLLPYFAVTRFKPKDIDRLLYAYANIAVLVAIYGIVQYLTVPPWDAFWMRNADMMSIGTPYPLEIRVFSTLNSPGPAATFLVFALVPMILEKRWQGTLRWIGVLLVVVCLLTTLVRSAWLVLLVMLLVYIGTSPSKGKWKTLIQIVFVAAALFWIIPKLPGAEGLVARMETLTSVSEDHSYNERLGLWQNMLPMVAANPVGQGIGSVGQGTKLGNGGELGEYGNMDNGFIALLLTFGVIGALFFFGALGAIAKQIVSRVISKDNLQSYARLSLAAWTGAVVSLVSDNGFPGLKGYLIWMLIGLGLSAKEIIESSRKKGTPHAAIERKITSH, encoded by the coding sequence ATGAACCGCAATGAAGGGAGCTTCACTCTTCCATCCCTGTCGTCTATCAAGACTGCTGGCATTATAGGAGTGGTTGCCGCTATATGTATGGTACTACCACTAATGATTGGTTTTGCCAGCGCGAAGCTAAGCGCTACAAGCAGTCTGCAGGGAGTGATCCTAGCCGGCATCCTATTCCCGGCCTTCCTGCTGGCCCTGCTCAGACCGCGTTTGCTAGTATCTTATACTTTGCTAATCTGGGCGGTCGCCCCGGAGCTGCGCCGAATATCCGATTGGTCAGAGGGTGTTTATCACTCCGTATCACTGCTCAGTCTGGCACCCTTGCTAACCGGAGCAACACTGGCCATTCCAGTGCTAAGAGAGATTCACAAAATACAGAAATCCTCCACCCGAATCATACTGCTATTCGCTGTGGCATTGGCTTACGGAGCCTTGATCGGTTTGGCTAAGAACGGTATGGGCTCAGTGTACGACCTGGCGAACTACATTGTTCCGCTACTACTGCTCCCCTATTTCGCGGTCACACGGTTCAAGCCCAAGGATATTGACCGGTTGCTATATGCTTACGCTAATATCGCAGTTTTGGTGGCAATATACGGAATTGTACAATATTTAACCGTTCCACCCTGGGATGCCTTTTGGATGAGGAATGCGGATATGATGTCCATCGGGACACCTTATCCCTTGGAAATCCGGGTTTTCTCTACCTTGAACTCTCCAGGTCCGGCAGCAACCTTTCTGGTATTTGCCTTAGTGCCGATGATTCTGGAGAAAAGATGGCAGGGAACACTGCGCTGGATCGGAGTTCTACTCGTTGTGGTATGCCTGCTTACTACCTTAGTTCGCTCGGCATGGCTGGTACTGCTGGTCATGTTGTTGGTGTATATCGGAACTTCACCATCCAAAGGGAAGTGGAAAACATTAATCCAAATTGTATTTGTTGCTGCTGCCCTGTTCTGGATTATTCCCAAGTTACCCGGAGCAGAGGGGCTGGTTGCAAGGATGGAGACGCTCACCTCCGTTTCGGAGGATCATTCTTATAATGAGCGGCTTGGTCTATGGCAGAATATGCTGCCAATGGTTGCCGCTAACCCAGTAGGTCAGGGGATTGGCAGCGTAGGCCAGGGAACGAAGCTTGGGAATGGCGGCGAACTTGGTGAATACGGCAATATGGATAACGGTTTTATTGCCTTGCTGCTCACCTTTGGAGTCATTGGCGCCCTATTCTTCTTCGGAGCTTTGGGGGCCATTGCCAAACAAATCGTCTCACGAGTGATTAGCAAAGACAATCTTCAATCGTACGCACGCCTTTCACTGGCAGCATGGACAGGAGCCGTGGTTAGTCTGGTTTCAGACAATGGCTTTCCTGGATTAAAAGGTTACTTGATCTGGATGCTGATCGGCTTAGGCCTCAGTGCAAAAGAGATTATTGAGAGCAGCAGAAAGAAGGGAACGCCCCATGCAGCAATTGAACGCAAAATCACTTCCCATTAG
- a CDS encoding glycosyltransferase, giving the protein MKIAIAHDYLIQMGGAERVVEVFHQMYPEAPIYTTVFNGSRLTENLKDADIRTSWLQKIPGVKTNFKGVLPLYPMAIRDLDFRGFDIVLSSSSAFMKSIQVPQHTFHLCYCHTPMRFAWDYDTYMERQSNSGLFKRLLKVYMQQLKTWDQKTSKNVNQFVANSSVVKKRIQNYYHRDSDVIFPPINTARFKSSSSIGDYYLIVSRLVSYKRIDLAVEAFNRNGLKLYIVGDGPDKKRLEGMAKKNVSFLGRLEDEQVTGLMAQCRAFVFPGEEDFGITPLEANAAGRPVIAYQAGGALDTIVPYVNGVFFQHQEVEDLLRAIHEVESYAWDIGQIVGHAQKFDEQTFMVQFKQYVEQAYVNFLKGG; this is encoded by the coding sequence ATGAAAATTGCGATAGCGCATGATTACTTAATCCAAATGGGCGGAGCGGAAAGAGTGGTTGAGGTATTCCACCAGATGTATCCGGAAGCTCCAATCTATACAACGGTTTTTAATGGAAGCCGCCTGACTGAGAACCTCAAAGATGCTGATATCCGAACCTCCTGGCTACAAAAAATTCCGGGAGTGAAGACCAATTTTAAAGGGGTGTTGCCACTGTATCCGATGGCCATCCGTGATTTGGACTTTCGTGGTTTCGATATTGTTCTGAGCTCCAGCAGTGCTTTTATGAAAAGCATTCAGGTGCCGCAGCATACGTTTCATCTTTGTTATTGCCATACTCCAATGCGCTTTGCCTGGGATTATGACACCTACATGGAACGGCAGTCAAATTCAGGCTTGTTCAAAAGGTTGCTGAAGGTATATATGCAGCAGCTCAAGACCTGGGACCAAAAAACATCCAAAAATGTGAATCAGTTCGTAGCCAATTCTTCAGTGGTGAAGAAGCGGATACAGAATTACTATCACAGGGACTCGGATGTAATCTTTCCACCGATTAATACAGCCCGCTTCAAAAGCTCTTCATCTATCGGTGATTACTATCTGATTGTTTCCCGACTGGTGTCTTACAAACGAATTGATTTGGCAGTAGAAGCCTTTAATCGTAACGGCCTAAAGTTGTATATCGTGGGTGACGGACCAGATAAGAAACGTCTGGAAGGAATGGCTAAGAAGAATGTCTCGTTTCTAGGTAGGCTGGAAGATGAGCAGGTTACGGGGTTGATGGCTCAGTGTCGGGCTTTCGTTTTTCCAGGGGAAGAGGATTTTGGCATCACACCACTGGAGGCTAATGCTGCAGGAAGACCGGTAATTGCTTATCAGGCTGGTGGGGCACTTGATACCATCGTCCCTTATGTCAACGGTGTGTTTTTCCAGCATCAAGAGGTTGAGGATTTATTGAGAGCCATTCACGAGGTAGAGTCTTATGCCTGGGATATCGGTCAGATTGTCGGGCATGCACAGAAATTCGATGAACAGACATTTATGGTCCAGTTTAAGCAGTATGTGGAACAGGCCTATGTTAATTTTCTAAAAGGAGGATGA
- a CDS encoding UDP-glucose/GDP-mannose dehydrogenase family protein: MKLAVIGTGYVGLVSGVCFTLNGNHVVCVDKDEEKINKLNRMESPIYEPGIEALIEMNLREGRLSFSADLHKSVGRSDIVILAVGTPSLPNGEADLQYIEGAAAEIAQAMEGYKIIMTKSTVPVGTNEKIRKIIAEHTLHPFDVVSAPEFLREGSAIQDTLHPDRIIIGIDNPKLEEVMRELHKGFTENVFVTDIRSAEMIKYASNAFLATKISFINEIANICEKVGADVTEVAQGMGMDRRIGSSFLQAGIGYGGSCFPKDTNALIQIAGNVDYEFKLLESVVEVNKGQRFMIISKLHESLGDLRGAVIGIWGLAFKPNTDDVREAPAREIVEALVAEGATVKLYDPIAADNFRKQYDHPQLRWCGLPEEAAEGSDAVCLLTDWAIFKDIDLRQLAKVMRRQILIDGRNVYSKQQIEGTGLVYHSVGRPQMGGLSGYSPSIAGTV; encoded by the coding sequence ATGAAGCTGGCAGTAATCGGCACCGGCTATGTCGGTCTTGTATCAGGCGTATGCTTTACGCTTAACGGAAATCATGTCGTCTGTGTGGATAAGGATGAAGAGAAGATCAACAAGCTGAACCGGATGGAATCTCCCATCTATGAGCCGGGAATCGAGGCGCTGATTGAAATGAATCTCCGGGAGGGAAGGTTATCCTTCTCCGCAGATTTGCACAAATCAGTGGGTCGTTCTGATATCGTCATCCTTGCTGTAGGTACGCCCTCCCTGCCTAACGGAGAAGCTGATTTGCAATATATCGAAGGGGCTGCAGCGGAAATCGCGCAAGCGATGGAAGGCTACAAAATCATCATGACCAAATCGACCGTTCCGGTAGGAACGAACGAGAAGATTCGCAAGATCATTGCTGAACATACCCTTCATCCTTTCGATGTTGTCTCAGCCCCTGAGTTTCTGCGTGAAGGCTCAGCGATCCAGGATACTCTGCATCCTGACCGAATCATTATCGGAATCGATAATCCGAAGCTAGAAGAGGTAATGAGGGAGCTTCATAAGGGATTCACAGAAAATGTATTTGTGACTGATATCCGCAGTGCGGAAATGATCAAATATGCATCGAATGCCTTCTTGGCAACGAAAATATCGTTTATCAATGAGATTGCTAATATATGCGAAAAAGTGGGAGCTGATGTGACCGAGGTGGCTCAAGGTATGGGTATGGACCGAAGAATCGGCTCATCCTTCTTGCAGGCCGGCATCGGTTACGGAGGCTCCTGTTTTCCGAAAGATACCAATGCGCTCATCCAAATCGCCGGCAACGTTGATTACGAGTTTAAATTGTTAGAATCCGTAGTCGAGGTGAACAAAGGGCAGCGGTTTATGATTATCTCGAAGCTTCACGAATCTCTGGGTGACCTGCGTGGAGCAGTTATCGGAATTTGGGGCTTGGCATTCAAGCCGAATACCGATGATGTCCGTGAAGCGCCTGCACGTGAGATCGTCGAGGCACTGGTAGCGGAAGGAGCTACAGTTAAGCTGTATGATCCGATTGCCGCTGATAATTTCAGAAAGCAATATGATCATCCACAACTCCGCTGGTGCGGCCTGCCAGAAGAAGCAGCGGAAGGCAGTGACGCTGTTTGTCTGCTGACCGATTGGGCGATATTCAAAGACATTGACCTGCGTCAGTTGGCGAAAGTTATGCGTCGGCAGATTCTGATAGACGGCCGCAACGTCTACTCCAAGCAGCAGATTGAAGGTACTGGGCTTGTGTATCACTCGGTTGGACGTCCGCAAATGGGTGGTCTCAGCGGGTACTCACCCAGTATAGCCGGTACAGTTTAA